The window TTCGTACGAGTAGAAGCCGCGACCGCTCTTGCGGCCCAGGTAGCCGGCCGCGACCATCTCCCTGAGCAACTGTGCTGGCCGGTACTTCGGTTCGTCGAAGCCCGAGTGCAGGCTTTCCATGATCGCCAGCAGGGTATCCAGGCCGATCAGGTCGGCCAGGGCCAGTGGGCCGATCGGCTGGTTGCAGCCCAGCTGCATGCCGGCGTCGATGTCCTCGGCGCTCGCCAGGTCTTCCTGGAGAACGAAGATCGCTTCGTTGATCATCGGGCAGAGGATGCGGTTGACCACGAAACCCGGGCGGTTGCGGGCGGTCACGGCGGTCTTGCCGATCTGCGTGGCCAGGGCCAGGGCACTGGCGTGGGTCGCGTCGCTGGTCTGCAGGCCGCGAATGACCTCCAGCAGGCCCATCACCGGCACCGGGTTGAAGAAGTGCAGGCCGATGAAACGCTCCGGCCGGCTGATCGCGGCGGCCAGCTCGGTGATCGACAGCGACGAGGTGTTGGTGGCGATGATGCACTGGGCACCAACCACTTCGGCGACCTGCTTGAGGATACGCTTTTTCAGCTCGAGGTTTTCCGTGGCGGCCTCGATCACCAGCTCGACACCGGCCAGCACCGCATAGTCGGTGCTCAGGCTGATGCGACCGAGGGCGGCCTGCTTGTCATCGGCGCTGATCACGGCCTTGCGCACCTGGCGATCGAGGTTGCCGGTGAGAGTCGCCAGGCCCTTGTCGAGGGCGGCCTGGGAAACGTCGATCAGGCTGACCTGCAGGCCGGCCACCGCGCAGACCTGCGCGATGCCGTTGCCCATGATGCCGGCGCCGATCACGGCGATACGTTGGATACTCATGAAAATAGTCCTTAAACCCGTTCGAAGATGACGGCGATGCCTTGCCCGCCGCCGATACACATGGTGGCCAGGCCATAGCGCCCACTGGTGCGATGCAACTCGTGGATCAGCTTGGTGGCGATGATGGTGCCGGTCGCCCCGACCGGGTGGCCGAGGGAAATGCCCGAGCCGTTCGGGTTGACCTTGGCCGGGTCGAGGTCCAGCTCCTGGCTGACGGCGCAGGCCTGCGCGGCGAAGGCGACGTTGGATTCGATCACGTCGAGGTCGGCGATGGTCAGCCCGGCGCGCTTGAGCGCCAGGCGGGTAGCCGGGATCGGGCCCAGGCCCATCAGTTCCGGCTCGACTCCGGCATGGGCGTAGGCGACCAGGCGGGCCAGCGGCTTGAGACCATTGGCCTGCACGGCCGAGGCGCTCGCCATCAGCACGGCGGCTGCGCCGTCATTGAGGCCCGAGGCGTTGCCGGCGGTCACGGTACCGTCCTTCTTGAAGGCGGTGCGCATCTGCGCCAATTGCTCCAGCGAAGTGCTGCGTGGGTGCTCGTCGACGCTGAACAGCTCGGTACCCTTGCGGCTGCGCACCTCCACCGGGGTGATTTGCCCGGTGAAACGACCTTCGTCGATGGCACGCCGGGCCCGTACCTGTTCTTCCAGGGCCAGGTCGTCCTGCATCTGGCGGGTGATGCCATTGCGTTCGGCGATGTTCTCGGCGGTGATGCCCATGTGAATGCCGTGGAATGGGTCGTGGAGAATGCCGAGCATGTAGTCGATGGCCTGCACGTTGCCCATGCGCGCGCCCCAACGGGCGGCAGGCAGCAGGTAGGGACCGCGGCTCATGGATTCGGCACCGGCGCCGATGGCCACCTCGGCATCACCGAGCAGCAGGGTCTGGGCGGCCGAGACGATCGATTGCAGGCCCGAGCCGCACAGGCGATTGACGTTATAGGCCGGTGTTTCCTTGGGAATGCCGGCATTCATGGCGGCGACGCGGGAGAGGTAGGCATCCTGGGTGTCGGTGGGGATCACGTTGCCCATCACCACATGGCCGACCAAGGCCGGGTCAAGGTCGCAACGCTGCAGGGCGGCCTTGACGGCGGTGGTCGCCAGGTCGCTCAGGGGGACGTCCTTCAGGGCGCCGCCGAAGGTGCCGATGGCTGTCCGGACGGCGCTGACGATATACACTTCGGGCTTTGACATGGGGCACTCCTGTTTTGTCGTTGTGGCAGCCGGTGAGCAAGCTTAGTCCGTGTCGGGCGTATCACCTGGCGCAGGGCTCATCTGGTCGACAAGTCTAGGACCGGCCATTGCTTGGAACTATGCCGAAACCGCTCAGTAAATCTGTTCTTTTTTGCCATACGCAGCCTGGGATTCATGAAAGAAAAACATTCGGTATCGTCGTACTTCGTCAAGGCCCTGCTGGTGCGTTTTCTCGATCAGCCGCAGCGGGTTGCCGAGCTGCTGCAGGCCGCCGGCTTCCGTGAGGGCTCGGTGGAGGAACTGGGGGAACGGGTGGCGCCCCGGCAGCTGGCACAGCTCTGGCTGGCGGTGATTCGCGAGCTGGGCGACGAATTCTTCGGTTTCGACTCTCACGGCATGCCCATCGGCAGTTTTGCCCTGATCTGCCGCGGACTGATCCAGGCACCCACGGTGGGCAAGGCGCTGGGCTTGTCGCTGGAGTACTTCGCGCTGTTCCTGCGTGACATCCACGCCCAGGTGCAGGTGCGCGGCAAGCGGGTTGCCGTGGTGATGAGCACCGATACCCGCGACCCGTACCTGCAGGCCGTGGTCACCGAAACCTTCCTGATCCTGATCGTCGGCCTGATGTGCTGGCTGGCCGGCCGGCGCATCCCCATCAGCCGGGCGCGCTTCGCCCATGCCCGACCGCCCCATGGCGACGAGCACCTGTTGTGGGGAGCCTACGTGGAATTCGATGCACCGGTGACCGAGATCGAGTTCGAACGCGAGTACCTGCGTCTGCCCGTGCTGGCCGATCGCAAGTCGCTCTATGCGTTTTTGCGTGATGCACCGCAGTCGGTGTTCATCCGCTTTCGCAATCGCGAGGGCTTCAGTGCTCGCGTGCACCAGCGGTTGCGTTCATGCGGTTATGACCATTGGCCGACCCTGGAGCAACTGGCCGACGAATTCGACATCCACCTGGCCAGCCTGCGCCGGGCGTTGCAGCGCGAGGGTTTTTCCTACCAGCAAATCAAGGACGAGGTGCGTCGCGCGATTGCCTTCGAACGCCTGCGCAACACTCGCATGAGCATCGCCGAGATCGCCCAGGATGTCGGTTTTCGCGAGCCGAGCGCGTTTCACCGGGCCTTCAAGCAGTGGACGGGGGAGAGTCCGGGGAGCTTTCGCTTGCGTGGGCAGAAGGCGTAACGTAGGCGGCCTGACGCGGTAATCCATTCCATTGCGAGGAAGCTCCATGTCGTCCCAGCACCTGACTGAATACGAAGACGCCAGCCCTGAAGTACGCGCCGTTTACGATGACATCATGCAGACCCGCCAGGTTGCGCAGGTCAACAATTTCTGGAAGTGCCTGGCCGCTCACCCGCCGACCCTGCGCCGGACCTGGGACAGCCTCAAGGAGATCATGGCGCCTGGTGCCCTGGACTCGCTGACCAAGGAACTGATCTACGTGGCCGTCAGCGTCACCAACAATTGCCCGTACTGCATCGCCTCGCACACGGCGGCGGCGCGCAAGGCAGGGATGACCGACGCGATGTTCGGCGAATTGCAGGCGGTGGTCGGCATGGCCAACGAGACCAATCGCCTGGCCAACGGCTACCGTGTACCACTGGACGAGGCGTTCAAGCTCGACTGACAGAGCGGTAGCCATCAGGGAGGATCGTCATGTTCAGCCATATCCAATTGGGGGCGCGGGACTTGCCGCGCATGATTGCCTTCTACGAGGCGGTGCTGGCCGAGCTTGGCCTGGTGCGCATGCCCGACGAAGCGGACAGCGGCCCGCCCGGTGCCGGTTGGCGGATGCCGGGCTGGGAATGGCCGCACTTCTTCGTGCAGGAGCCGTTCAACGGTCTGCCGGCGACCTGGGGCAATGGCGTGCAGGTCAGCTTTGCCGCGCTGTCGCAGGGTGCCGTAAAGGCGGCCTGGCATCGAGCCCTGGCGCTGGGGGCGGGGGACGAGGGCGCACCGGGCCTGCGACCTCATTATGGCGCCGACTACTACGGCGCCTACTGCCGTGACCCGGAAGGCAACAAGCTGTGCTTCGTGCACACGGCCGAGCTGGAGGTGATGCTCGCGCGGCAGCCCAGGGGCTGAGCTTCACTGTTGCGTGGGCAACAGTGATCCGACAGATCTGTCGAATGGATAACAGATTCTGGATCAGGTTTGTTTTGTATCTACTTGATATTCATAGATAAAAATCTATGGCACGGGGCGTGCTTATGAACCGGTGAACCCTTTCATCGGCTGCTCAGCGGAGCCCTGTATGCCTTCCACCCGTTCTTCACTTTCCCGTTTTGTCTGGCTTGGCGCAGCCTTGCTGCTCGGCCAGGCCTCCCTTGCCCAGGCCGCTGAAGGCGACGATGCCGTACCCTCCCTGGCCGGCAAGCGCATCGCCGTGAGCATGACCGGCACCAGTCACTACTTCGACATCAAGGCTTTCCAGGCGCAGGTCGATGAGATCAAGCGGCTGGGCGGTACGCCGATTACCCTCGATGCCGGGCGTAACGACAAGAACCTGGTGACCCAACTGCAAACCGTGGTCACCCAGAAGCCCGATGCGGTGATCCAGACCCTCGGCACCCTGAGCGTGATCGACCCCTGGCTCAAGCGCATCAGCAAGGCCGGTATCCCGCTGTTCACCATCGATGCACCGTCGCAGTACAGCCTCAACAACACGACCTCGGACAACGTCGCCACCGGCAAGGCCCTGGCCGACCAACTGATCAAGGACGCCGGTGGCAAGGGCCGCATCCTGGTGTTCAACGGCTTCTATGGCGTCCCTGTCTGCGCGATCCGCTACGACCAGCTGAAGCTGGCGCTCAAGGATCATCCGCAACTGGAGATCATCGAGCCGGAACTGCGCGATGTGATCCCCAACACCGTGCAGGACGCCTATTCCCAGGTGTCGGCCTTGCTCAACAAGTACCCGGCCGGCAGCGTCACGGCCATCTGGTCGGCCTGGGACATCCCGCAACTGGGGGCAAGCAAGGCCCTGATCGATGCCAAACGCACCGAGATCAAGACCTACGGCGTCGACGGTACTCCCGAGGTGCTGGAGCTGCTGGGTCAGCCCCATTCGCCGGTCGGCGCCGTGGTGGCACAGCAGCCGGCGCTGATCGGCAAGACCGCCGTGCAGAACGTCGCCCGCTACCTGGCCGGGCAGCATGACCTGCCCAGGGAAACCCATGTCGCCACGTTGCTGACCACCGCTGGCAACCTGGCCCAGGTCCAGCAATTGCGGGGTGACTGATGACAGCCGTCCCGGCATTGCACCTGGAGCATCTGCGCAAGCGATTCGGCGCGACCCTGGCGCTGGATGACGCCAGCCTGAAGGTCCGGCGCGGCACCATTCACGGTCTGGTCGGCGAGAACGGTGCCGGCAAGTCGACGCTGATCAAGATCCTGGCCGGCATCCACAGGGCCGACTCGGGCTGGTTGGGCATTGACGGCCAGCGTCATGCCGCGCTGTCACCCCGCCAGGCGGAAGCCCTGGGCGTGCAGTTCATTCACCAGGAACGTTTGCTGCCGACCCGTTTCACCGTCGGCGAGGCGCTGTTCTTCGGCCATGAGCTGTGTCGTGGTCCGCTGCTCGATCGCCGGCGTCAGCAGCGCGAGGCCGAACGGCTGCTGGCGGAGTACTTCGATCTGCAACTGCCGGCCGGAGCGCTGGTGGGCGAGCTCAACAGCGCCCAGCGGCAGGTGCTGCAGATCACCCGGGCCCTGGTGCGCCAACCGAAGATCCTGGTGTTCGACGAGCCCAGCGTAGCGTTGGTCAAGCGCGAGGTCGACCAGCTGATGCGCATCGTCAAGCGCTTGCGCGAGCAGGGCTTGTCGATTCTCTACATCTCGCACTACCTGCAGGAAATCGACAGCCTGTGCGACGAGGTCACGGTGTTGCGCAATGGGCGGGATGTGGCCGTGGTCGAGCCGCGCCGCACCACCAGTGCGCAGATAGCCCGATTGATGGTCAACCGCGAGGTGCGGGAGATGTACCCCAAGGTCCCGGTCGTACCGGGTGAGCCGCTGTTGCAGGTACGCTCCCTGAGCCTGGCCCGGCATTACCGGCAGATCGACCTGCAGTTGCGCCGCGGCGAGATCGTCGGCCTGACCGGCCTGGTCGGCTCCGGGGCCAAGGAACTGCTCAAGACCCTGTTCGGCGTGATTCGCCCCGACAGCGGCAGCATCGAACTCGAAGGCCGTCCGCTGCGCCTGCATTCGCCGGCGCAGGCGATCGCTGCCGGTATCGCCCTGGTGCCTGAAGAACGCCGTAGCCATGGCGTTTCTCCGCTGCTCTCGGTGCTGGAGAACCTGACCCTGGCCGGGCTTCGTCGCTTCAGTCGCTGGGGGCTGCTGAGCCGTGGCCTGGAGCAGGCCGAGAGTGTCCGATTGATCGACGAGCTGGCGATCAAGACCCCCGGCCCCCAGGCGGCGGTCAGCCAGCTCAGCGGAGGCAACCAGCAGAAGGTTGCCCTGGGCAAATGGTTGAGTCGACGTTCGGCCGTGTACCTGCTCGATGAGCCTTGCGTGGGTGTGGATGTCGGGGCGAAGGTGGAAATCTATCGCCTGGTCGGTCGTCTGGTGCAGGAAGGCGCGGCCGTGCTGGTGCTGTCTTCGGACCTGCCGGAGTTGATCGGCATCAGCGACCGTATCCTGGTGCTGCATCGGGGTGAAATCGCTGGCGAGTTTCGCGCCGGTGACGTCGACAGCGATCGCCTGCTGGCTTGCGCCACCGGTGCCGGGCAGCCCGATGAGGTCATCGTGAACAGGGAGGTGGCGGATGTCGCCGTCTGATCAGCTTCAATGGCAGGCAGCGGGCGACGGCCTGTCCCGACGCCTCTGGGTGTTGCTGCTGCGACGCGGCTCCGTGGGGGTGTTCCTGGTCATTCTGCTGGGCTTCGCGCTGATGGCGCCGAATTTCCTGTCGCTGGGCAATCTTGCCAATGTCTTCAGCCAGTCGGCGATTCTCGGAGTGCTCGCCTTTGGCCTGACCTGCGTGATCATCGGGGGTGGCTCGAACGTCGTCGCCGGCGGCCTGGACCTGTCGCTGGCAGCCAACCTCGGCTTGTGCGCGGCGCTGTTCAGCCGGCTGAACAATGCCGGTCTGGAATTGTGGCTCAGCCTGCCGCTGACCCTGGCCTGTGGGCTGTTCGTCGGCCTGTCCAATGGCCTGGCGGTGGTGCTGCTGCGCTTGCCGCCATTGTTGGCAACGCTGGCGAGCATGAACGTGCTGGCCGGCCTGGAGCTGGTGCTGACGGAAAACACCGTGGTGCCGACCGACTCGCCGTTGCTGGACCTGCTCAGCAGCGGCAGTTGGCTGGGCGTGCCCGCACTGGCCTGGGTGCTGCTGGTGATGGCGGGCTTGTTGACGCTATTGATCCAGCACACGGCCTATGGGCTTCGCCTGCATGCCGTGGGCGAGTATCCGCAGGCCGCTCAGGCGGCGGGTATTGCAGTGGCCGGTCACGTGTTGTCCAGCTACCTGCTGTCGGGACTGTGTGCCGCGGTGGCGGCCCTGTGTTCGGCGGCCTTCTTCAGTGGCAGCACCACCGGTTCCGGTGACATGCTGCTGTCGGTGGTGGCGATCGCCTTTCTCGGGGTGGTGTTCTCCCGACGGCTGGTGGCGAGCATTCCCGGTACCTTGCTGGCGACGCTGCTGATCGGCTTCCTGATCAATGGCTTTCAACTGCTGAACATCGCCAGTTTCTGGGTCAACGGCGTTCAAGGCGTGCTGATCCTGCTGGTGGTGGCAGCTTCCAGCGCACTGAGTCGAGGGGAGGGCGCATGAGTCGATTGCTTGCACGTCAGGATGTGGCGGTGCGGTCGCTGCTGCCTTTCACCTTGCCCCTGGTGTTCCTGGCGATTGTCCTGTTCTTTGCCTGGCAGGCGCCAGGTTTTCTCAGCGCGGGCAACCTGCGCAGCCTGGTGCTGAACAATTTTGTCCTGCTGGCGATTGTCGCCATCGGCATGACCTATGCGGTGGCTGCGGGCGGGATCGACCTGTCAGTCGGCACGGCCTGGACTTCGCCAGCTTGAGTTTCGTGGTATTGCTCAATGCCGGCCATGGTCTGGCGGTCGCGTTGCCAGCGGCGCTGGGGGGCGGCCTGCTGGTCGGGTTATTCAATGCCGGGCTGATCGCCGGGCTGCGGATCAGCCCGTTCCTGGCAACCCTGGGCACGCTGTTCATCGGCACCAGCGCCCAACAGTTACTGTCTGACGGCGGGCAGCCGATCTACATCCCCCAGGGGTTCAAACCGGGGCTGGTCGAGTCGAGCCTGCTTGGCGTGGCGGTACCGCTCTGGATCGCGCTGGGCTTGGCGTGGGGGTATGGCCTGTTGCTGGCGCGCGGGCGGCTGGGGCGTGAGTTGCTGGCCCAGGGGACCCAACCGCTGCTGGCGTACTACTCGGGGTTGTCGGTGCGGCGCATCGTGACCCGCGTGGTGCTGGCCACGGCGCTCGCCTGCGGGCTGGCCGGGGTAGTGCTGAGCTCGACGGTCAACGCCTATGTACCCTTGTCCGGCAACGCCTTCCTGCTCAATGCGATTGGGGCGGTGTTCATCGGAACCACCCTCAACCGGCAGGGGCGGGCCAACATCCCGGGTACGCTGCTGGGAGTATTGTTCATCAACGTCATCGCCAACGGCCTGCTGCTGATCGGCTGGAACTTCTACTGGCAGCAGGTCGCGACTGGCGTGTTGATCTTCGTGGTGCTGGCATTCAGTTTTATCAGCAGGCGGATCCTGGAGAACCGCTAGCGTGCAGATTCGCCAGGGGGCCAGGCTTCATTCGACCTGGACCAGCCGCATGCTCGTGTCGTCCTTGTACAGGCCCCGAGTCGCACTCTTGCTGGTGAAGAAGTAGCCCGGGTCCTGCAGGTAGAACACTGTCGACGTGGTGATCAACTGCTCGCTGGTGCTGGTGCACTCCAGTTCCCTGGCCATACCGCCCAGGCTGGAGTTGATCTTGCTCGCCGGCAGCTCGCGCTTGACCACACAGCTCTCCTGGCGCGACACCAGGCGATCCGGCCTGGAGGTATCGCGGTTGCGGCTCTGGGAACTGAATCCGAGCGTTGCGCCGATGGGCATCTGCTTCCAGTCACCGCTGAAACTCAATTGTTCGACATTGCTGGCCTGCGAAATCGTCAGGCCCTTGTCCTGGTACTGCGTCTGGAAGGTCAGGCTGAACAAGCCGCGGAAGGTGATCCTGTCGCTGCTCGAGTACTGGCTCTTCTCGCGCTGGCGCATCTGCCCGCTCTGGGGATCGGTTTCGAAGGACGACTCATAGCGCAGGCTGGTATGGGCGCTGTTGCGCTCCATGACCTGGCGACGCAGGAGCGTGGTGGCAGGTGGCAGATCCAGGGCGTTGATTGCCGCGATGACCGTTGCCGGTACCTGCGCGGGCGTCAGTTGCTGGGCGGTCTTGCTGCGTGGCACGGCAATGGGCAGGCGCTCCAGTGCGGTGCCTGCATCGGCCACGCAGACGGCTTTCAGCAGGGTGCGGGTGGTGGCCGGCGCGCTGCCGAAGGGCTGGTCCTGAGGCGCACTGTCGGTTTTGCCAAAGGTCACCACGTTGTTCTGATTGAGGCCGAATTCGGCCCGGACGCGATAGGTCTGGCTGCTGCAGTTGGCCTGCAGGCGCATGCGCGTTTGCGCGTAGGGCATCCTTTTCTGCTGCTGGGTCAGGACCGAAGGCTCGTCGACCGCTCCCCAGAACTGCCAGGCACCGCCCACGTCTTTCAGGCTGGCGCGGTCGATCAGCAGTTGGCGCTGGCCTTCGGCTTCACCTGCCAGGCGCCAGTCTGGCCGCGGGGTGTTGGCGCAGGCCTCGACGAAGCCGGGGTTCTGCCGCAGGTTGACAGCGACGGCAGGTAGCAGGCGGCTCATGACCGTGACGCGTTCGGGCTGGCCATCGGCGGCCAGTTTCCCGGGCGATTCGACGAACAGCAGGCTGGCCTCCGTGCCATTGCAGGCGGCCTGGATCTGCGCGATCTCCGGGGTGCTGGCGGATTTGCTGGAAGCCACCTGGGCCTGGTAGCTGAGCTGGTCGCCATCGCGCAGGATCGAGTCGGCCAGTGGCGGCTGCTTGAGCATGTCGCCGAACAACGCCTGCGAACTGCCGCCGGTACGGGCTGGCTGCAGATGGCAGGCACTGAGTAGGCCGAGGGTGGCGACGACGGCGATGCGCTTCATGAGCTTTCCTTGCTGGAGACCGAGTTCAGGTGAATAAAGACCTTCGGCCGGCCGCACGGTTCCTTGAACTCAGGAGGTGGGTGCTTCCTTGAGCATCCTCAGCCATTCGGCGGCCAGGCGATGGCAGTCGCCGGGCCAGCGCGCAGTCAACAGGTTGCCGTCGCGGACGGTGAAACCACGCTCGGGCCTGCTGGCGGAATCACGCAGCAACGCCGGCGGCCCAGCGATGAAATCCCCGGGACTGGCCAGTGTGGCCTTGATCTCCGCCTCGACGGTCTGCGGGTAGGTCCGGTAGTAACGCCCGAGCCAGGGGGCGGTGATCATCCAGGCGGCCAGTTCCATGGTCACGGACAACAATCCGGTGACCTTGCGGCCGTAGAGCACCGAACGTCCGGTTTCGGGATCGAGGGTGCGGGCGAACAGCAACGGGCCGTGGCAGACCGACGCGATCGGCTTGCCGGCCTTGAAGAAGTGCAGGGCGATCCGTTTTGCCGCGTCGGCGTCCAGCAGGCCAGCGAATTGCGTGGGATCGACGTCGGCATAGGCCATGGGGTGCTGGAAATGTGGATCGCTCAGCATTGCCCGATAGCTCTCCAGGTCGGGCTTGCGGGTCATCAGCAGCGGATTGAGTGGGCCGAAGCCCTGTTCGACCAGGCGTGGATCGGCGTGCGCCACGGCGCCGGTGGGCGTGGCGAAGCGTACCTCGATGCCAGCACGGTGCAGGTACTGCCAGGGCACGCTGCTTTCGGTGGGGTCGTAGTCGCTGTGGGGCAGCAGGACAAGAATCATGCGGGGCGCGCTCAAGTGCATGGACACATGTGTCGAGGATAGCACTCGGAGGCCCCTCCCTCGCCACATCGGGCTGTGGTGCTGCTTGGGAAGGGGCTATTGCAATTTAGTGGCGCTGCCTGCGATGAGGACTACCCGATTGCCCGGTGGTACCGCTTGCGGTTGTGGCGAGCGGGCTTGCCCGCGTTCGGCTGCGAAGCAGTCGTAAACCCGGGTTCCCCATTCCTCCTGATGCACCGTGTTGGGTGGTTTGGGGCGCTCTGCGCCCCAGCGCGGGCAAGCCCGCTCGCCACATTGGGCCGTGGTGCTGCTTGGGACGGGGGCTATTGTGATTTGGTGGGGCTGCCTGCCATGAGGACTACCCGATTGCCCGGTGGTACCGCTTGTGGTTGTGGCGAGCGGGCTTGCCCGCGTTCGGCTGCGAAGCAGTCGTAAACCCGGGTTCCCCATTGCTCCTGATGCACCGCGTTGGCTGGTTTGGGGGCGCTCTGCGCCCCAGCGCAGGCAAGCCTGCTCGCCACAACAAACCCGGTTACTCAGCCCAGTCAAGTTGTCCCATCCCAAGTCGCCATTGTGCCCGAAGAAACTCAAAG of the Pseudomonas vanderleydeniana genome contains:
- a CDS encoding sugar ABC transporter ATP-binding protein, with the translated sequence MTAVPALHLEHLRKRFGATLALDDASLKVRRGTIHGLVGENGAGKSTLIKILAGIHRADSGWLGIDGQRHAALSPRQAEALGVQFIHQERLLPTRFTVGEALFFGHELCRGPLLDRRRQQREAERLLAEYFDLQLPAGALVGELNSAQRQVLQITRALVRQPKILVFDEPSVALVKREVDQLMRIVKRLREQGLSILYISHYLQEIDSLCDEVTVLRNGRDVAVVEPRRTTSAQIARLMVNREVREMYPKVPVVPGEPLLQVRSLSLARHYRQIDLQLRRGEIVGLTGLVGSGAKELLKTLFGVIRPDSGSIELEGRPLRLHSPAQAIAAGIALVPEERRSHGVSPLLSVLENLTLAGLRRFSRWGLLSRGLEQAESVRLIDELAIKTPGPQAAVSQLSGGNQQKVALGKWLSRRSAVYLLDEPCVGVDVGAKVEIYRLVGRLVQEGAAVLVLSSDLPELIGISDRILVLHRGEIAGEFRAGDVDSDRLLACATGAGQPDEVIVNREVADVAV
- a CDS encoding ABC transporter permease; translation: MSPSDQLQWQAAGDGLSRRLWVLLLRRGSVGVFLVILLGFALMAPNFLSLGNLANVFSQSAILGVLAFGLTCVIIGGGSNVVAGGLDLSLAANLGLCAALFSRLNNAGLELWLSLPLTLACGLFVGLSNGLAVVLLRLPPLLATLASMNVLAGLELVLTENTVVPTDSPLLDLLSSGSWLGVPALAWVLLVMAGLLTLLIQHTAYGLRLHAVGEYPQAAQAAGIAVAGHVLSSYLLSGLCAAVAALCSAAFFSGSTTGSGDMLLSVVAIAFLGVVFSRRLVASIPGTLLATLLIGFLINGFQLLNIASFWVNGVQGVLILLVVAASSALSRGEGA
- a CDS encoding sugar ABC transporter substrate-binding protein, coding for MPSTRSSLSRFVWLGAALLLGQASLAQAAEGDDAVPSLAGKRIAVSMTGTSHYFDIKAFQAQVDEIKRLGGTPITLDAGRNDKNLVTQLQTVVTQKPDAVIQTLGTLSVIDPWLKRISKAGIPLFTIDAPSQYSLNNTTSDNVATGKALADQLIKDAGGKGRILVFNGFYGVPVCAIRYDQLKLALKDHPQLEIIEPELRDVIPNTVQDAYSQVSALLNKYPAGSVTAIWSAWDIPQLGASKALIDAKRTEIKTYGVDGTPEVLELLGQPHSPVGAVVAQQPALIGKTAVQNVARYLAGQHDLPRETHVATLLTTAGNLAQVQQLRGD
- a CDS encoding carboxymuconolactone decarboxylase family protein, whose product is MSSQHLTEYEDASPEVRAVYDDIMQTRQVAQVNNFWKCLAAHPPTLRRTWDSLKEIMAPGALDSLTKELIYVAVSVTNNCPYCIASHTAAARKAGMTDAMFGELQAVVGMANETNRLANGYRVPLDEAFKLD
- a CDS encoding DJ-1/PfpI family protein, which codes for MILVLLPHSDYDPTESSVPWQYLHRAGIEVRFATPTGAVAHADPRLVEQGFGPLNPLLMTRKPDLESYRAMLSDPHFQHPMAYADVDPTQFAGLLDADAAKRIALHFFKAGKPIASVCHGPLLFARTLDPETGRSVLYGRKVTGLLSVTMELAAWMITAPWLGRYYRTYPQTVEAEIKATLASPGDFIAGPPALLRDSASRPERGFTVRDGNLLTARWPGDCHRLAAEWLRMLKEAPTS
- a CDS encoding AraC family transcriptional regulator — encoded protein: MKEKHSVSSYFVKALLVRFLDQPQRVAELLQAAGFREGSVEELGERVAPRQLAQLWLAVIRELGDEFFGFDSHGMPIGSFALICRGLIQAPTVGKALGLSLEYFALFLRDIHAQVQVRGKRVAVVMSTDTRDPYLQAVVTETFLILIVGLMCWLAGRRIPISRARFAHARPPHGDEHLLWGAYVEFDAPVTEIEFEREYLRLPVLADRKSLYAFLRDAPQSVFIRFRNREGFSARVHQRLRSCGYDHWPTLEQLADEFDIHLASLRRALQREGFSYQQIKDEVRRAIAFERLRNTRMSIAEIAQDVGFREPSAFHRAFKQWTGESPGSFRLRGQKA
- a CDS encoding VOC family protein, which translates into the protein MFSHIQLGARDLPRMIAFYEAVLAELGLVRMPDEADSGPPGAGWRMPGWEWPHFFVQEPFNGLPATWGNGVQVSFAALSQGAVKAAWHRALALGAGDEGAPGLRPHYGADYYGAYCRDPEGNKLCFVHTAELEVMLARQPRG
- a CDS encoding acetyl-CoA C-acyltransferase family protein, producing the protein MSKPEVYIVSAVRTAIGTFGGALKDVPLSDLATTAVKAALQRCDLDPALVGHVVMGNVIPTDTQDAYLSRVAAMNAGIPKETPAYNVNRLCGSGLQSIVSAAQTLLLGDAEVAIGAGAESMSRGPYLLPAARWGARMGNVQAIDYMLGILHDPFHGIHMGITAENIAERNGITRQMQDDLALEEQVRARRAIDEGRFTGQITPVEVRSRKGTELFSVDEHPRSTSLEQLAQMRTAFKKDGTVTAGNASGLNDGAAAVLMASASAVQANGLKPLARLVAYAHAGVEPELMGLGPIPATRLALKRAGLTIADLDVIESNVAFAAQACAVSQELDLDPAKVNPNGSGISLGHPVGATGTIIATKLIHELHRTSGRYGLATMCIGGGQGIAVIFERV
- a CDS encoding 3-hydroxybutyryl-CoA dehydrogenase: MSIQRIAVIGAGIMGNGIAQVCAVAGLQVSLIDVSQAALDKGLATLTGNLDRQVRKAVISADDKQAALGRISLSTDYAVLAGVELVIEAATENLELKKRILKQVAEVVGAQCIIATNTSSLSITELAAAISRPERFIGLHFFNPVPVMGLLEVIRGLQTSDATHASALALATQIGKTAVTARNRPGFVVNRILCPMINEAIFVLQEDLASAEDIDAGMQLGCNQPIGPLALADLIGLDTLLAIMESLHSGFDEPKYRPAQLLREMVAAGYLGRKSGRGFYSYEG